From Trichoderma atroviride chromosome 1, complete sequence, one genomic window encodes:
- a CDS encoding uncharacterized protein (antiSMASH:Cluster_1.2~EggNog:ENOG41) — MASIAPVIDISGYLAGDNSQIPKITAEIDRAFRTTGFFQLVGHGIPQSQIDGMIQATADFFALPDETKRKIHGKMRGYQSPELRESLSSLAKEGFFIGRHLPGRNRPIVEGNLWLKEEEAPGFRKTIEEYFAAMEKLAVILLRLIALGLGLEETFFDNFAKQPEGAVLMRVHRYHPTLPEEGDDVVGLEAHADTSGVTILYQDGIGGLQVKNEQTGEFETIEPVRDAFVINLGNMFARWTNDNYLAAEHRVLLPTDKFRYSAAYFMAGWLDQVIECLPQVLKAGESPKYETCTVEELVTNFRKEIYDIHTPGATAYVTVEES, encoded by the exons ATGGCTTCTATTGCCCCCGTCATTGACATCTCTGGCTACCTTGCCGGCGACAATAGCCAAATCCCCAAAATCACGGCAGAGATTGACCGTGCCTTTCGCACAACcggcttcttccagctcgtcggCCATGGAATCCCTCAGTCTCAGATTGACGGCATGATCCAGGCAACTGCCGACTTCTTCGCCCTGCCTGATGAGACCAAGAGAAAGATTCATGGCAAGATGCGAGGCTACCAGTCTCCCGAGCTCCGCGAATCGCTCTCGTCATTAGCGAAGGAGGGATTTTTTATTGGAAGACATTTGCCTGGCAGAAACCGGCCTATCGTGGAGGGCAATCTCTGGCtaaaggaggaggaggctccTGGATTCAGAAAAACCATAGAAGAGTACTTTGccgccatggagaagctggccgtGATCTTGCTGCGACTCATTGCGCTGGGTCTAGGACTGGAAGAGACCTTTTTTGATAACTTTGCAAAACAACCCGAAG GTGCCGTACTCATGCGAGTCCATCGATACCACCCTACTCTGCCCGAAGAGGGCGACGACGTGGTAGGCTTGGAGGCCCACGCGGATACGTCTGGCGTTACCATTCTATACCAGGACGGCA TTGGCGGACTGCAAGTCAAGAATGAACAGACTGGCGAATTTGAGACAATTGAGCCCGTCCGCGATGCGTTCGTCATCAATCTGGGCAACATGTTTG CCCGCTGGACCAACGACAACTACCTCGCCGCCGAGCACCGGGTTCTGCTGCCCACAGACAAGTTCCGCTACAGCGCCGCGTACTTTATGGCCGGCTGGCTGGATCAGGTGATTGAATGCCTACCACAGGTGCTCAAGGCCGGAGAGTCGCCCAAGTACGAGACGTGCAcggtggaggagctggtgaCGAACTTCAGGAAGGAGATTTACGACATCCACACGCCGGGCGCCACGGCATATGTTACCGTGGAGGAGTCGTAA
- a CDS encoding uncharacterized protein (antiSMASH:Cluster_1.2~TransMembrane:12 (i69-87o135-155i162-183o189-217i229-252o258-277i332-350o370-396i408-426o432-451i463-482o502-522i)~EggNog:ENOG41) has translation MRAATERASKGQPDIELESSSIRKRSLDRGGHLSDSDGEAGDDEDLPLYEGDPLASPAVPKAASTSPRYVVIMCSLFIFMVELSMYVTDPALQMIMEDVACHNHFPDHKIGDFKTEDARCKDAAVQGTLAMSRSWMMWATMFVPLLVQIPYGIVADNYGRRLVLFLGLLGNLLGSCWTVIVLLNPTVFSIWYLVLSAVPNLIGGGGSVIIAMVWTILTDAIVPEKRTTLFYQMHAMMLILSTIFRPIAGWMLSINPWLSMWTGLGSLALSTALTLLIPETLHLAQSSNGQQAHGHASHFPPLGPKKSVIRTAWETASKDALRVWQLLQNSKNLYPLILGMAFYTPIHTGFEMNMLQYVTARFEWDWSKATYFMTIPKITSVIVLLVILPAITWIINRRLHLDILTRDLYFARGSIICIVVGNALTVVSATPWMLAISLIALGFGNGLLPQVRAILASQVEAHALATVNTAIASVETMVGLVGTPSLGWLLSKGIALGGFWMGLPYLATTGCAIASAVAIFMFRYLPQSAKSDEEALYDALRTEEDI, from the exons ATGCGGGCCGCCACGGAGCGCGCCTCCAAAGGCCAGCCCGACATTGAGctcgagagcagcagcattcgCAAGCGGTCGCTGGATCGAGGCGGCCACCTCTCGGACAgtgatggcgaggctggcgatgacgaggaccTGCCCCTATACGAGGGCGATCCATTGGCGTCGCCGGCGGTGCCCAAggcggcgtcgacgtcgccgCGATACGTCGTCATCATGTgctcgctcttcatcttcatggTCGAGCTGAGCATGTATGTCACGGATCCGGCGCTGCAGATGATCATGGAGGACGTGGCCTGCCACAACCACTTCCCGGACCACAAGATTGGCGATTTCAAGACGGAAGACGCTCGCTGCAAAGATGCCGCCGTCCAGGGGACCTTGGCCATGTCCCGGTCGTGGATGATGTGGGCGACCATGTTTGTCC CTCTCCTCGTGCAGATCCCCTACGGCATCGTTGCCGACAACTATGGCCGCCGCCTGGTCCTGTTTCTGGGCCTGCTGGGCAACCTGCTCGGGTCGTGCTGGACCGTCATTGTCT TGCTCAACCCTACGGTATTTTCCATCTGGTACCTTGTCCTGAGCGCCGTTCCAAACTTGATTGGAGGGGGCGgctccgtcatcatcgccatggtCTGGACCATTCTCACAGACGCCATTGTGCCGGAGAAGAGAACCACCCTCTTCTATCAGATGCATGCCATGATGCTCATCTTGAGCACAATCTTCCGTCCCATCGCTGGCTGGATGCTGAGCATCAACCCCTGGCTGTCCATGTGGACGGGCCTAGGTTCTCTCGCTTTGAGCACTGCCCTAACCCTCCTCATCCCTGAAACCTTGCATCTCGCTCAGAGCTCCAATGGGCAGCAGGCACACGGCCATGCGTCGCATTTCCCTCCGCTcgggccaaagaagagcgtCATTCGGACGGCGTGGGAGACGGCAAGCAAGGATGCTTTGCGCGTCTGGCAATTGCTTCAAAACTCCAAGAATCTCTACCCTCTTATTCTTGGCATGGCCTTCTACACCCCCATTCACACCGGATTTGAGATGAACATGCTCCAATATGTGACTGCGAGATTCGAATGGGACTGGTCCAAG GCAACGTACTTTATGACCATCCCCAAGATCACTTCGGTCATTGTGCTGCTAGTCATCTTGCCTGCCATTACCTGGATTATCAACAGACGCCTGCATCTTGACATTTTGACAAGGGACCTTTACTTTGCCCGTGGGTCCATCATCTGCATCGTAGTAGGCAACGCACTCACAGTAGTCTCGGCAACGCCCTGGATGCTGGCCATCTCTCTAATTGCTCTTGGCTTCGGTAACGGTCTGCTGCCGCAAGTCCGGGCTATACTCGCCTCGCAGGTAGAGGCACACGCCCTGGCAACGGTCAACACGGCAATTGCATCTGTAGAGACAATGGTTGGCCTGGTCGGTACACCCTCGTTAGGCTGGCTGCTAAGCAAGGGAATCGCCCTCGGCGGATTTTGGATGGGATTGCCCTATTTGGCGACCACGGGTTGTGCTATCGCCAGCGCCGTGGCCATTTTCATGTTTAGGTACCTCCCACAGAGTGCCAAgtctgatgaagaggcaCTTTACGATGCATTGAGAACCGAGGAGGACATTTAG
- a CDS encoding putative secondary metabolism biosynthetic enzyme (antiSMASH:Cluster_1.2~SMCOG1010:NAD-dependent epimerase/dehydratase~EggNog:ENOG41): MEDFRDPLGGEYATVVLTGSTGSIGSYLLDALLDQWHVRKIYCLNRAQDGEAAQNKASGSRGLDTDWIEPRIEFLRADLSQPDLGLNPIKYDEMLERATHVIHSQWPVNFNWDFSTFEPHIQGVRRLLDFSYTSTKKAQLLFLSTTGSVSHLSSSKPVPERPCDVLSPDLNGYNASKLISELIIEDEVRSTGEGNAAICRVGQVAGPVEKEGGEWNRQEWVPTMIASSKRIGFLPSDLGALDNLSWIPVDILADVILELAGIIQKPEELPRGKSVNGANNKPEYKSHATVYHATNPHSIRWAELVPTVAEALHIPSDKIVPWAEWVSALRSSAEGNEDPEANTGLKLLDYFESLGGVEDGQGVMPTLATELTKRKSETLAALDPVGPQWMKLWLKQWAL, translated from the exons ATGGAAGACTTCAGAGACCCCCTCGGCGGCGAATACGCAACCGTCGTCCTCACCGGCAGCACAGGCTCCATTGGCTCATACCTCCTCGACGCCCTCCTGGACCAGTGGCACGTTCGCAAGATCTACTGCCTCAACCGCGCCCAGGACGGTGAGGCGGCGCAGAACAAGGCCAGCGGCTCGCGCGGCCTGGACACGGACTGGATCGAGCCCAGAATCGAGTTTCTGCGCGCCGACCTGTCGCAGCCGGACCTGGGGCTGAACCCGATCAAGTACGATGAGATGCTTGAGAGGGCGACACATGTCATTC ACTCTCAATGGCCAGTCAACTTCAACTGGGACTTTTCAACCTTTGAACCTCACATCCAAGGCGTCCGGCGTCTTCTAGACTTTTCCTACACCAGCACCAAGAAAGCACAActgcttttcctttccacCACCGGAAGTGTCAGCCACCTCTCGTCCTCCAAGCCCGTTCCCGAGCGCCCCTGTGACGTCCTCTCGCCAGATCTCAACGGCTACAACGCCTCAAAGCTCATCAGCGAGCTTATTATCGAGGACGAGGTCCGGTCAACTGGCGAGGGCAACGCCGCCATCTGCCGCGTGGGACAGGTTGCAGGGCCGGTAGAGAAGGAGGGCGGCGAGTGGAATAGACAGGAATGGGTTCCAACG ATGATTGCCTCTTCAAAGCGCATTGGTTTCCTCCCGTCTGACCTTGGAGCCCTGGATAACCTCTCCTGGATCCCAGTCGACATCCTCGCCGATGTCATCCTGGAACTCGCAGGCATCATCCAGAAGCCAGAGGAACTGCCACGCGGCAAGTCAGTCAACGGCGCAAACAACAAGCCAGAGTACAAGAGCCATGCCACCGTCTACCACGCCACCAACCCTCACTCCATCCGCTGGGCGGAACTCGTCCCCACAGTCGCAGAAGCGCTGCACATTCCCTCGGACAAGATCGTGCCGTGGGCAGAATGGGTCAGCGCGCTGCGCTCTTCGGCCGAGGGCAATGAGGATCCAGAGGCAAACACCGGCCTCAAGCTGCTCGATTATTTCGAGTCGCTTGGCGGCGTAGAGGACGGCCAGGGTGTGATGCCAACTCTGGCAACGGAGCTGACGAAGCGCAAGAGCGAGActttggcggcgctggaTCCGGTAGGACCGCAGTGGATGAAGTTGTGGTTGAAGCAGTGGGCGTTGTAA
- a CDS encoding uncharacterized protein (antiSMASH:Cluster_1.2), translating into MSAVAFACAMEQPSNSTLSQPAHLAPSPNRRDSRFPMGLYCSKRGVTLAS; encoded by the exons ATGAGCGCCGTCGCTTTCGCTTGTGCAATGGAGCAGCCCTCAAACTCAACTCTATCCCAGCCAGCCCACTTGGCTCCGAGTCCAAACCGGCGGGATTCACGTTTTCC AATGGGTCTTTATTGCAGCAAACGAGGCGTCACCCTGGCCAGCTGA
- a CDS encoding putative secondary metabolism biosynthetic enzyme (antiSMASH:Cluster_1.2~EggNog:ENOG41~SMCOG1001:short-chain dehydrogenase/reductase SDR), with protein MSHHSFLITGASSGLGLEIALEALKQGHVVAAGARNPSEAAKQHPEVQQLGGKWVELDVTRADTKESVARIVKDAGVDVLINCAGYGILGSLENTDEDEFIAQVDTNAFGTMRTIKGALPHFRSLAESGGATIVNIGSLVTYGHFPACSAYGASKAAVEGLSETLALEVGPAKVRVVLIDLGIFRTRFLHAAVKPKSGLDEAYVGGSVDNTVSFLDGIAGKQPGDPALAGKRIVEIVDGTGLAKDLATQGYGKLLRVPLGSDAFDALKGKEASLAEIRAVETLARSTDFAN; from the exons ATGTCGCACCACTCTTTTCTCATTACCGGCGCTTCATCCGGCCTTGGGCTAGAGATTGCTCTCGAGGCCCTCAAGCAGGGCCACGTGGTCGCTGCCGGCGCTCGCAACCCCAGCGAGGCGGCAAAGCAGCATCCAGAGGTGCAGCAGTTAGGGGGCAAATGGGTCGAGTTGGACGTGACCCGCGCCGATACCAAGGAGTCGGTAGCCAGGATTGTCAAGGACGCTGGGGTTGATGTCCTGATCAACTGTGCCGGCTACGGTATTCTCGGCAGTCTTGAAAACACCGA TGAGGACGAGTTCATTGCCCAGGTAGACACAAACGCCTTTGGCACCATGCGCACCATCAAGGGAGCATTGCCACACTTCCGCTCCCTTGCGGAAAGCGGCGGGGCCACCATTGTCAATattggcagcctcgtcacCTACGGGCACTTTCCCGCCTGCTCTGCTTACGGCGCCTCCAAGGCAGCTGTCGAGGGCCTGAGCGAGACCTTGGCCCTCGAGGTCGGGCCCGCAAAGGTGCGCGTGGTCTTGATTGATCTCGGCATCTTCAGGACCCGGTTCCTGCATGCGGCCGTCAAGCCAAAGAGCGGCCTGGACGAGGCCTATGTCGGCGGCTCCGTCGATAACACCGTCTCGTTCCTGGACGGCATTGCTGGCAAGCAGCCTGGCGACCCAGCCCTTGCCGGTAAGAGAATCGTTGAAATTGTCGACGGCACTGGCTTGGCCAAGGATCTTGCCACCCAGGGCTATGGCAAGCTCTTGAGGGTTCCTTTGGGAAGCGATGCTTTTGACGCTCTCAAGGGTAAGGAGGCTAGCCTAGCTGAGATTCGTGCGGTAGAGACACTGGCACGCAGCACAGATTTTGCCAACTAG
- a CDS encoding uncharacterized protein (antiSMASH:Cluster_1.2~EggNog:ENOG41) has protein sequence METLTSVPAFTSLESTELALATQEATEISRQILAIIFEYALNKFDDSMDRLGAGIPKFLSVIDAFVMAKKQVLMCLPAFPFKSANKQYKVLGVLPDKAEEIAVERLNTMCVRIGKIYAPGAKLTIISDGLVYNDLLSIPDRHTWAYGEALRAMVLQKGFTQIDFSRIKDLVDFPLPEQLDEIKYVANATNFRRVLLNKYGKEDHDIDSEIAEKPDTLMTYRGYCRFLESDLQYIFPLQAGRTSNGYKRSVKFLAKEMLLRGYAFAGAVKNAFPDHLRLSIHQSTGEHKLSMALLNSKTGFTTPWHCTVALMADGEWESAPMGYYKNDPTMEVVEEDGRPSYFRQKTEVKEEASN, from the exons atGGAGACTCTTACCTCAGTTCCCGCCTTCACCTCCCTGGAGAGCACTGAGCTCGCCCTGGCTACTCAGGAAGCCACCGAGATCTCCAGACagatcttggccatcatcttcgaGTATGCTCTTAACAAATTCGACGACAGCATGGACAGGCTCGGAGCTGGTATCCCCAAGTTCCTTTCTGTCATTGATGCCTTCgtcatggccaagaagcaggTCCTGATGTGCCTGCCTGCCTTCCCCTTCAAGTCTGCCAACAAGCAGTACAAGGTCCTGGGCGTCTTGCCCGACAAGGCAGAGGAGATTGCTGTCGAGCGCCTCAACACCATGTGTGTGCGCATTGGCAAGATCTATGCTCCTGGTGCCAAGCTGACCATCATCTCCGATGGTCTTGTATACAATGATCTCTTGAGCATTCCTGATCGCCACACCTGGGCTTACGGCGAGGCTCTGCGCGCCATGGTCCTCCAGAAGGGCTTCACTCAGATCGACTTCTCCCGTATCAAGGATCTCGTCGACTTCCCTCTCCCAGAACAGCTGGACGAGATCAAATACGTTGCCAACGCCACCAACTTCCGCCGTGTCCTTTTGAACAAATATGGCAAGGAGGACCACGACATTGACAGCGAGATTGCAGAGAAGCCCGACACTCTCATGACATACCGCGGCTACTGCAGATTCCTCGAGTCTGATTTGCAGTacattttccctcttcaaGCTGGACGTACCAGCAACGGATACAAGAGGAGCGTCAAGTTCCTTGCCAAGGAGATGTTGCTGCGCGGATAC GCCTTTGCTGGAGCCGTCAAGAACGCCTTCCCCGACCACCTGCGTCTCTCCATCCACCAGTCCACTGGTGAGCACAAGCTGTCCATGGCCCTCCTCAACTCCAAGACCGGCTTCACAACCCCTTGGCACTGCACAGTCGCGCTGATGGCCGACGGCGAGTGGGAGAGCGCGCCTATGGGTTACTACAAGAACGATCCCACCATGGAGGTTGTCGAGGAGGATGGTCGTCCCAGTTATTTCAGGCAGAAGACCGAGGTGAAGGAGGAGGCTAGCAACTAA
- a CDS encoding putative NRPS-like protein biosynthetic cluster (antiSMASH:Cluster_1.2~EggNog:ENOG41), which translates to MASAENYGKRLIPQILDNVAATDPDRIVYSIAKSADISQGLQHITAKQFAEAVDKTAWWMQSKVGKSTTLEALGYIGPHDIRHVLLMYASAKAGYKSLFLSAKNSTEGALAVLKATDCNIWVQPTEQPFGPLVKEFLSQRAMRILHLPGITELLDAAGTEHYAYTKTFEEAAYDPFCVLHTSGSTGLPKPIAWTHALIGTMDAVRLLPPVEGDQGMAPWTNDWKKGDRIYSSFPMSHGAGIIMDILMPSLFDLQVVMGPPGVIPNMNLLESLADHAKIDIWSLVPSLTDELGETSDVLAKFASSKFICASGGPVSPTSAAKVNKVIRVLNLTGTTEGLFIGNLVTDREDWYHFSFHPYSGFEFKEIEPGVYEHWVRRNEHWDLFQGIFHTFPDVDEINLKDLYVKHPTKPDHWAYKGRSDDIVVLSNGYKISPLDTEAFVTTHTAIEGALVVGTGKSQAALLIELKDRSAAGDELYDSIWETVKKANALSLHKDQLHREYIMFAEADKPFIRTDKGTIKRRATLELYAQYIDRFYESRSEEVDAEASSMEVDTTSIESITAAVREIFVTLSSAFKDIPDDADFFHLGLDSLLAYRAVRSVQAAMGLKDRLAPRHLYAYPTIAQFSACLKDLASQTLANGANSKSAEKLSKMKELLSRYKSPQTLKMNALDHGMPSLYTKIGMYIPLRPGASFDQAFSRLQQGFARLITLMPALDAKMVKASEKEPGYIKGQLRLELPEHPLTNGHSNGHTNGYTNGHTNGHTNGHTNGHTNGHTNGYTNGHTSSPRQLKYKDLSKVLPSFQNLKKDGFLPSAYKGHEILDAPWFPTFPADIVVAQANFVEGGCLFAMGTLHPAIDGVGLVTLLLAWAECCRYVEGDKSANCSWLDADSMNYSLPRALWEQDHRGQPAREINPVVWDHLGFAPVGEMAEGVDNLYIQSFKPVPAYSPGPGKQPRDLTSSIFSISPENLKQLRQEVTADPEMKGINLTDSDILHALYWRAMIRARHRVAKEVNGQTIGPEDRSVLELTVDGRPYFNAQLPSSYMGNMLLVTRSSLPVEELCSPKTSIGRISLLIREAASQVTPQVANDAFGLLQTVQDYSELRYAFMRLDGLDAMITNMMLFPANDVAFGGEFFEDGGKADAVRIVHEGFNSGFRMCIILPYRKDGGIEFLFGTFPEELERLREDEEFMKYAQYMG; encoded by the exons ATGGCTTCCGCAGAAAACTACGGGAAGCGGCTCATTCCGCAGATTTTGGACAATGTAGCTGCTACTGATCCGGATCGCATTGTATACTCTATAGCAAAGTCTGCAGACATCTCTCAGGGTCTGCAGCACATCACTGCGAAGCAGTTTGCTGAAGCCGTGGACAAGACAGCTTGGTGGATGCAGTCCAAAGTTGGCAAAAGCACAACACTCGAGGCCCTGGGCTATATCGGACCTC ATGATATTCGACATGTCCTGTTGATGTATGCCAGCGCCAAGGCTGGCTACAAG tctctcttcctctctgcAAAGAACAGCACAGAAGGCGCTCTGGCTGTTCTCAAAGCCACAGACTGCAACATATGGGTCCAGCCCACAGAGCAGCCGTTTGGCCCCCTCGTAAAAGAGTTTCTCAGCCAGCGTGCCATGAGAATCCTGCATCTCCCCGGAATCACTGAGCTCCTGGATGCAGCAGGCACAGAACACTATGCCTATACCAAGACTTTCGAGGAGGCCGCGTACGACCCATTCTGTGTCCTTCACACGTCTGGCTCAACGGGCTTGCCTAAGCCCATCGCCTGGACCCATGCTCTCATCGGCACAATGGACGCTGTGCGGTTGTTGCCGCCTGTTGAGGGCGATCAGGGAATGGCTCCTTGGACGAATGACTGGAAGAAGGGAGATCGAATCTACTCGTCGTTTCCCATGAGCCAT GGAGCAGGTATTATTATGGATATCTTGATGCCATCGCTTTTTGATTTGCAGGTCGTTATGGGACCTCCTGGAGTTATCCCCAACATGAATCTTCTAGAATCTCTAGCAGACCATGCTAAAATCGACATCTGGAGTCTTGTCCCGTCTCTTACAGATGAGCTTGGTGAGACTTCAGACGTCCTGGCCAAGTTTGCCTCTTCGAAATTCATCTGCGCATCCGGAGGACCTGTCAGCCCGaccagcgccgccaaggTCAACAAGGTGATTCGCGTGCTCAACCTGACGGGCACAACAGAAGGCCTCTTCATCGGCAACCTTGTCACGGACCGGGAAGACTGGTATCACTTCTCCTTCCACCCATACTCTGGCTTCGAgttcaaggagattgagccCGGCGTTTACGAGCACTGGGTGCGCCGCAACGAGCACTGGGATCTGTTCCAGGGCATATTCCACACTTTCCCTGACGTGGACGAAATCAATCTGAAGGACTTGTACGTCAAGCATCCTACAAAGCCCGACCATTGGGCCTACAAGGGAAGGAGTGATGATATTGTCGTATTGAGCAATGGGTACAAAATCTCACCGCTCGACACGGAAGCCTTTGTCACCACGCACACCGCAATCGAAGGCGCACTCGTC GTCGGAACAGGTAAGAGCCAGGCTGCTTTGCTCATTGAGTTGAAAGACCGCTCGGCAGCAGGCGACGAGCTGTATGACAGCATCTGGGAGACTgtgaaaaaggcaaatgCCCTGTCTCTGCACAAGGATCAGCTTCACAGAGAGTACATCATGTTTGCAGAGGCAGACAAGCCCTTTATCCGCACCGACAAGGGGACAATCAAGCGACGGGCAACGCTGGAACTGTACGCCCAGTACATTGACCGCTTTTACGAATCGCGGTCAGAGGAGGTGGATGCCGAAGCTTCCAGCATGGAGGTCGACACCACTTCGATTGAGTCCATCACAGCAGCGGTGCGAGAAATCTTTGTCACGCTGTCATCGGCTTTCAAGGACATCCCAGACGACGCAGATTTCTTCCACCTGGGGCTGGACTCTCTTCTTGCTTACCGGGCTGTGCGCTCCGTCCAGGCTGCCATGGGCTTGAAAGATCGACTTGCTCCTCGGCATCTGTACGCTTATCCCACCATTGCTCAGTTCTCTGCCTGTCTGAAAGACCTCGCCAGCCAGACACTGGCCAATGGCGCAAACTCCAAGTCTGCTGAGAAGTTGAGCAAGATGAAGGAGCTTTTGAGCAGGTACAAATCGCCGCAGACGCTCAAGATGAACGCCCTTGATCATGGAATGCCCAGTCTGTACACAAAGATTGGCATGTACATTCCCCTTCGTCCCGGAGCGAGCTTTGACCAAGCCTTTTCAAGACTGCAGCAGGGTTTCGCTCGTTTGATTACTCTTATGCCGGCGCTTGATGCCAAGATGGTAAAGGCTTCAGAGAAAGAACCTGGCTACATTAAGGGGCAGCTTAGATTGGAGCTTCCGGAACACCCGCTCACCAATGGCCACTCTAATGGCCACACGAACGGCTACACAAATGGTCATACTAATGGCCATACCAATGGCCATACAAATGGTCACACAAATGGTCATACCAACGGTTATACCAACGGCCATacctcatctccaagacaGCTCAAGTACAAAGACTTGTCAAAAGTGCTTCCCTCTTTCCAAAATCTAAAAAAGGACGGCTTCCTCCCCTCCGCATACAAGGGTCACGAAATCTTGGATGCTCCATGGTTTCCCACGTTCCCCGCGGACATTGTGGTTGCCCAGGCCAATTTCGTCGAGGGCGGCTGTCTTTTCGCCATGGGCACGCTGCATCCAGCAATTGACGGAGTAGGCTTGGTGACTCTTCTCTTGGCCTGGGCAGAATGTTGCAGATATGTCGAGGGAGACAAGTCGGCAAACTGTAGCTGGCTAGATGCCGACAGCATGAACTACAGTCTTCCACGGGCCCTGTGGGAACAGGATCACCGTGGCCAGCCTGCTCGAGAGATCAACCCCGTCGTATGGGACCATCTCGGGTTCGCCCCAGTTGGAGAGATGGCCGAGGGAGTGGACAATTTGTATATCCAGAGTTTCAAGCCTGTGCCTGCGTACTCTCCCGGCCCTGGAAAGCAGCCGCGTGATTTgaccagcagcatcttctccatttcGCCCGAGAATCTAAAACAGCTCAGGCAAGAGGTTACTGCCGATCCAGAGATGAAGGGCATCAACCTCACCGATAGTGACATCCTACACGCGCTTTACTGGCGGGCCATGATCAGGGCACGACACCGCGTGGCGAAGGAGGTCAATGGCCAAACCATTGGGCCCGAAGATAGATCCGTCTTGGAGCTGACCGTAGATGGCCGGCCTTATTTCAATGCCCAGCTGCCATCATCGTACATGGGCAACATGCTCCTGGTCACGCGGTCTTCCCTGCCGGTGGAGGAGCTCTGCTCGCCCAAGACGAGCATCGGCCGCATCTCGCTGCTCATCCGCGAAGCAGCCTCGCAAGTGACGCCGCAAGTCGCCAACGACGCCTTTGGCCTGCTGCAGACGGTGCAAGACTACAGCGAGCTGCGGTACGCATTCATGCGcctcgacggcctcgacgcCATGATCACCAACATGATGCTGTTCCCGGCCAACGACGTGGCTTTCGGCGGCGAGTTCTTTGAGGATGGCGGAAAGGCGGATGCTGTGCGGATTGTCCACGAGGGCTTCAACTCGGGATTCCGAATGTGCATCATTCTTCCGTATCGAAAGGATGGTGGCATTGAGTTTTTGTTTGGTACGTTCcctgaggagctggagagattGAGGGAGGATGAGGAGTTTATGAAGTATGCCCAGTACATGGGGTAA